The following is a genomic window from Photobacterium sp. GJ3.
ATTCCAGCGGGTGAGTCGCCATGTTCAGACGCTCAACATCTTTGGATTTCAGCGCGATGTAAGAATCGATGAAATCGTCAGAGAATACGCCGCCAGCGGTCAGGAACTCACGGTCTTCATCCAGTGCTTTCAGAGCGATTTCCAGAGACTCTGCTACTTTTGGAATCTCTGCTGCTTCTTCTGCAGGCAGATCGTACAGGTCTTTATCCATCGCTTCGCCCGGGTGGATCTTGTTCTTGATGCCGTCCAGACCCGCCATCAGCAAGCAAGCAAATGCCAGGTATGGGTTTGCTGCCGGATCCGGGAAGCGTGCTTCGATACGACGTGCTTTCGGGCTTGGTACCACTGGGATACGGATAGACGCTGAACGGTTACGGGCAGAGTAAGCCAGCATGACCGGTGCTTCGAACCCAGGAACCAGACGCTTGTAAGAGTTGGTTGATGGGTTTGCGAATGCGTTGATTGCGCGCGCATGCTTGATGATACCGCCAATGTAGTACAGAGCCATTTCAGACAGACCGCCGTACTTGTCGCCTGCAAACAGGTTCTGGCCGTCTTTTGCCAGAGACTGGTGCACGTGCATCCCAGAACCGTTGTCGCCAACCAGTGGCTTCGGCATGAAGGTTGCTGTTTTACCAAATGCGTGCGCGACGTTATGCACAACATACTTGTAGATCTGGATTTCATCCGCTTTGGAAGTCAGGGTGTTGAAACGGGTTGCGATTTCATTCTGACCCGCAGTGGCCACTTCGTGGTGGTGCGCTTCAACAACCAGACCCATTTCTTCCATGATCAGACACATGGCAGAACGGATGTCTTGAGATGAGTCAACCGGTGCAACCGGGAAGTAACCGCCTTTCACGCCAGGACGGTGACCTTTGTTACCCCCTTCAACGCTGGTGCCGGTGTTCCATGCCGCTTCGATATCATCAATTTTGAAGAAAGAACCGGACATATCAGTTGCAAACTTCACGTCGTCGAACAGGAAGAATTCTGGCTCTGGGCCAACCAGCACTGTATCTGCGATACCTGTGCTGCGCATGTACTCTTCTGCACGCTTGGCAATCGAACGCGGATCGCGGTCGTAGCCTTGCATGGTTGCAGGCTCCAGGATGTCGCAACGAATGTTCAGGGTTGCATCTTCAGTAAACGGATCCAGCACAGCAGTGGATGCATCCGGCATCATCACCATGTCAGATTCGTTAATGCCTTTCCAGCCAGCGACCGAAGAACCGTCGAACATTTTACCGTCTTCGAAGAAGTCAGCGTCGATCTGGTGAGCGGGGATAGAGATGTGTTGCTCTTTACCTTTGGTATCGGTAAAGCGTAGGTCAACAAATTTAACTTCGTTTTCCTGGATCAACGCGAGTACGTTTTCTACTGACATCTTAAGTAACCTCCGGTGTTAGATTTGGGCAACTGGCCGCAAAAAATATTTGGAAGGGAACAGTCATGTGCTCCGATACCAAGAATATTGCGAAATCCATGCCAACTTTTAAAAGCCCCAAAATTGCGCTGTTTACGCCCTGTCATGGCGCTCAGTACCGAAAAACTTGGGCTTCCGTGCACTGTTATGGTGAGACTGTGCACCAATATGGTGCGTTTTGGGGTTCATCTCCCGCTTTGCGGCCTGTGCAAACAGACTGTCAAAGACTTCGGCTATATTTAGCCCACGCTGGTGAATTGTCAATCACCCGCGTGGCGGGCGGGTTGCACTATAAAAGATCAGCCCGATAGGGTTCAATCTAATTGGCTGTTTTTAATCATATTTTTGTGTTTTTCTCATCAAGCGCTGCTAGTTTGGTTCCGATGCGATGATATAAATCACATAATTGCTGGGTTTTGGCGTAAAATCTGGTAGATTATGAGCCGTTTTTTTAATCAGTGATACCCTGTGATCAGGGGGTCGCAATAGCTGAGTGAATGCCAAATCCATGTCTAATCCACAGATCGACAAATTACGTAATATCGCAATCATTGCGCACGTAGACCACGGTAAAACGACCCTGGTAGATAAACTGCTGCAGCAATCAGGTACTCTGGACTCCCGTGGCGGCGTTGAAGAACGCGTGATGGACTCCAACGATATCGAAAAAGAGCGTGGCATTACCATTCTGGCGAAAAACACCGCCATTAACTGGAATGATTACCGCATCAATATCGTGGACACCCCGGGACACGCCGACTTCGGTGGTGAAGTAGAGCGTATTATGTCGATGGTGGATTCTGTACTGCTGATCGTCGACGCGGTAGACGGCCCGATGCCGCAAACCCGTTTCGTGACGCAAAAAGCATTCGCACACGGCCTGAAGCCAATTGTTGTCATCAACAAAATCGACCGTCCGGGCGCACGTCCTGACTGGGTGATGGATCAGGTATTCGACCTGTTTGACAACCTGGGTGCTTCTGACGAACAGCTGGACTTCCAGGTGGTTTACGCATCAGCACTCAACGGCTGGGCATCACGTGAAGAAGGCGAAACCGGCGAGAACATGGAACCGTTGTTCCAGGCGATCGTAGACAACGTGGCTGCGCCATCTGTTGACGTAGACGGCCCGCTGCAGATGCAAATCTCTCAGCTGGATTACAGCTCTTACGTAGGCGTGATCGGTGTTGCCCGTGTCACCCGTGGTTCTGTCAAACCCAACCAGCAAGTGACCATTATTGGTGCAGACGGCAAAACCCGTAACGGTAAAGTCGGTACGGTCATGGGCTACCTGGGTCTGGAGCGTCACGATATCGATCGTGCGACGGCTGGTGACATCATCGCGATCACTGGTCTGGGTGAGCTGAAAATCTCTGACACCATCTGTGATGTCAACGCGGTTGAAGCACTGCCTGCGCTGAGCGTCGATGAGCCAACTGTCACCATGACTTTCCAGGTGAACACCTCTCCGTTTGCCGGTAAAGAAGGGAAGTTCGTGACCTCTCGTAACATTCTGGAGCGTCTGCAGAAAGAGCTGGTTCACAACGTTGCGCTGCGTGTTGAAGAAACAGAAGACCCGGACAAATTCCGCGTGTCAGGTCGTGGTGAACTGCACCTGTCGATTCTGATCGAAAACATGCGTCGCGAAGGCTTCGAGCTGGCGGTATCCCGTCCTGAAGTGATCATCAAAGAAGAAAACGGCCAGCTGATGGAACCGTTTGAAACGGTGACCATTGATGTGATGGAAGAGCATCAGGGTGGCATCATGGAGAAAATCGGCCTGCGTAAAGGCGAGCTGAAAGACATGGCACCGGATGGTAAAGGTCGTGTGCGGATGGACTTCGTGATGCCATCGCGCGGTCTGATCGGTTTCCAGACTGAGTTCATGACGCTGACTTCAGGTTCTGGCCTGATTTACCATACTTACGATCATTATGGTCCGCACAAAGGTGGTGAGATCGGTCAGCGCGTCAATGGTGTGCTGATTGCAAATGCCGCGGGTAAAGCGCTGACAAACGCCCTGTTTAACCTGCAAGAGCGTGGTCGTCTGTTCATTGGTCACGGTGTCGAAGTTTACGAAGGCATGGTGATTGGTATTCACAGTCGCGACAATGACCTGACGGTTAACGCCCTGAAAGGCAAGCAGCTGACGAACGTTCGTGCATCCGGTACGGATGATGCGCAGGTGCTGACGACGCCAATCAAATACACCCTGGAGCAGGCACTGGAATTCATCGATGACGATGAGCTGGTAGAAGTGACGCCGGAAAGCATCCGTATTCGTAAGAAACTGCTGACCGAAACGGATCGTAAGCGTGCGAGCCGTGGCGCGAAGTAAGATTTAAATTGTGCGCCAGCAAAGCTGGCGCCGAAGAAAAAAATCCCCCGAATGCTGACCACATGGTTTTCATCGGGGGATTTTTTATGCCGGTCGTGTTACTCAGCTTGCGTCGGTTCAGCTGTTTCGGTTCAGCTGGGAAATAAATCGCTCAGATTCTGAAATGGCTGAACGCATATCGCTGATGGCACGCTGGATATCACGCTCCAGTGAACGGAATTCACCCTGCAGTGAGCCAATCGCAGCCGCATTGAGGTTGTGCTTCAGGTACAGACTGTTGTCGCGCAGTGTATTGAGTACCGGCTTCATTTTTCCTTCGGCTCTGTGCATCGCTGAAATCATTTTCTCGTAAGAGGCGCGGGTTGCCCTCAATTTCTGCTCGCTGTCGCGGCGCAGATTGCTACTGGTATACAGACTCAATTCTTCCTGCCATTCTTCAAACAGGGCATCGGCCACATCTTCAATGGCAGCAATCCGGTCACTGACTTTATCGGCGGCGTCGCTGCTGGCTTCATATTGCGCATTGACCCGCTCGTAGGTTGTTTCCAGCTCACCGCCATCAAATTGGGTCAGTGATTGCAGGGCTTCCAGCGCAGAAGTGAATTGTTCCTGCGCATCTTTCTGAGCATTGGTCGCATCTTCAACGCGGTCGACCATGATATCGCGTTTATGGACGCCGACAGATTCCATGGCAGAATAATAGGCACTCTGACAGCCAGACAGCAGGGTCAGACTCAGAATCAGGACGAAAGCATAAGGCATTGGAAAGCTCCTGGCTGGCGAGCGGTCAGTTGTGATTCTGCACCGGACGCACTATGTTCTTGATATACATACCGACGATGGTGAGGCAGATGAACCTGTACGCTCACCGTTTAAGTTTCATTCAACCTGCGATAAAAACAAAGATTGATCCAATATGCCAGATAAAAAAATGATACCCGGACCGGGTTTGCGCCAGACGGTCACAGTTCTGTGGCATTTTGTTCAGTATTTATACCGGAGAATTGACCATGATCGGCTGACTGTGACTGCCGGATCAATGGCTTATGTTACTTTGCTTTCTCTGGTGCCGCTGATCACCGTAGTGTTATCGGCCCTGTCGAGCTTCCCGGTGTTTGCGTCGCTGGGTGAGCAATTGCAGACCTTTGTCTTCGAAAACTTCGTCCCGACGGCCGGAGATGTGGTGCAGAACTACCTCAACGAGTTTGTCGCGAATGCCGGGAAAATGACGGCAGTGGGGATTGGCGCGCTTTTTGTAGTCGCCATTTTGCTGATCTCTTCAATTGATAAGTCACTGAATTATATCTTTCGGGTCCGCCAGCCACGGCGCCTGGTGATTTCATTTTCGATTTACTGGATGGTCCTGACGCTGGGACCGATTCTGGTGGGCTCCAGTCTGGCCATCAGCTCTTATCTGGCCTCGCTCAATATTATGGGCAGCGAAACGGTCAGCGGGTTTGTGCGGCAATTATTGCGGGGTCTGCCGGTACTGATGTCGACGCTGGCCTTTCTCGGGCTCTATCTGCTGGTGCCTAACACCAAAGTTCGATTGCGCAATGCCCTGATTGGTGCTCTGATTGCCAGTGCGTTGTTTGAGCTGAGTAAGAAAGGATTTGCGCTCTATATTACGAATTTCCCCTCCTATCAGGTGATTTACGGCGCGTTGGCTGTGGTGCCGATTCTCTTTGTCTGGGTTTATCTGTGCTGGTGTATTGTGCTGCTGGGTGCTGAGATCACGGCCAGTTTGTGTGAGGAAAAACACTGGCGTCAAGCGGCTGTTCCGGATGACGCTGCCGAAACGGGTCAGAACCGCCATTTGGCATCAGTGGACAAATCCGCCGACAAATCGGACAATCCTCCGCCAGAAGAGAAACATTCCAAGCGGTAGGGGAAATGAATGATTGCACTGATACAACGCGTCAGTGAAGCCAGTGTTACTGTCGACGGCGCCGTGACCGGTGCTATTGGCAAAGGCTTGCTGGTGCTGCTCGGCGTCGAAAAAGGCGATGACGAAGCGAAAGCGAAGCGCCTGCGGGACAAAGTACTCGGTTATCGGGTCTTTGAAGATGACGCCGGAAAAATGAACCTGAATGTACAACAGGCCGGGGGCAGTGTGCTGGTGGTGTCACAGTTTACGCTGGCGGCAGATACCAAAAGCGGAATGCGTCCGAGCTTTTCAGCCGGCGCAAGTCCGGCAGAGGCTGAACGTTTGTACAACTATTTTGTTGGCGCGTGTCAGGAACAGGAGATCCGGACAGAAACCGGGCGTTTTGCAGCAGACATGAAAGTGGCCTTGCTCAATGACGGCCCGGTGACGTTCTGGCTTCAGTGTTAGCCTACACTGAGAAAGTCGACAGTAAACCCGGTGGGTGAACCGTTGTACGCATGGATTTGAAAGACTGGAGAAGGACCTTATGTTTCGACTGATCACCCCGCAAACGGATGCGGAGCTGGCGCGATATTTTGATTTTCGCTGGCAAATGTTGCGTCAGCCCTGGCATATGCCGGTCGGCTCGGAGCGGGATGCTTACGATGCACTGAGTTTTCATCGCATGATTGTCGGTGATGAAGGCCAGCCTGTCGCGATTGGCCGACTGTATATGACGCCGGAAAATGACGGCCAGATCCGCTACATGGCCGTGCATCCGAATTACCGCAATAAAGGCATGGGTGGCTTGCTGCTGATGGCGCTGGAATCGCTCGCCCGTCAGGAAGGGGCCAAACGTCTGGTCTGTAACGCCCGTGAGGAAGCCATTCGTTTTTATCAGATCAATGGGTTTAGCAATCAGGGTGAGCTGAATGAAGAGCGTGGTCCGGTTCGCCATCAGCAGATGCTGAAGTACCTGGACCCGCTGACGGAAGTGGTGCGCCACCCGGACTGGTGTCAGGAACTGCAGGATGTCTGGCACTCCCAGATCCCAATCAGCGACAAAATGGGTGTGAAAATCAGCCAGTACACCGGGTATCGTTTCGAAGTCTGTGCGCTGCTGAACGCGAATCTCAATCCCCGAGCCACCATGTTCGCCGGCAGTATTTTTACCATGGCGACGCTGGCGGGCTGGGGATTTTTGTGGATGCTGCTGAAAGAGCGCCAGCTCCAAGCGGATATCATGCTGGTCGACAGTAAAATTCGCTATTCTGCACCAGTGACAGCCCGGCCTCGCGCTGTCACCGGGGTGGAAACCCTGACCGGCGATCTGGATCGGATTGCCAACGGTCGCAAGGGCCGTATGGTGGTCGAGGTACAGGTGTTCAGTGGTGAAACCCTCGCGGCAACGTTCACCGGGACTTATATGCTGTTCCGCTCGCAGGAAGAGGCCGTGGTCTCCTGCTGATCATCGTGCCAGCGCCGGGTGATCTGCTGACAGCCATCACTGGCGTTCAGTTGGATCGCCCGGTCTGACGGTGTCGCCAAATCCCATTCTCCGCTCAGATCTGCCTGTAATTGCTCGCTCTGAAATTGCATCGGTGCAAGGCGGATACGTCCGCGGTCCGCACGGATCTGCAACGGACTGAGTGTCACCGGCATCTGGGTCGATATTTCTTCTGCACCCGATGGGGGCAACGCCAGTGCGCTGAGCTGTTGCCAGCGATTCAGAACCGTGGCTTCCGGCTGCGTCAGAGCCAGTTTCCGGAATGAGGCATCCAGTTCTCCCTGCAGGCTGTAGGCCAGACCGTGATGGAATTCACCCAGTCCGCTGGCCTTGGCGGTGAGATCGATTGCGCCCTGTAAGGGCAGTGGCAATCCCAGCCATTGCGTCAGCAGTTGCGCCGGCAGACTGTCACCCGAGAGCTTGAACTGCCAGGGCCAGCCGGATTCGTTGAGATGAATGTCGCCTTTGCCTTCCAGCAGCCCTTCACCAATCGGTAAACTGAGCTGGGTGATCTGCCAGTGTCCGGCCTGACTGCGCATCGTCAGCCAGGGATCGCGGACCGTAATCTGGCGAACATTTGTGAATCCGGCACCGGCAGCAAACTGACCCTGCCACAGGCCGGGTTGTCCTTCCCGGAGTAAGACCAGTCCGGTCCCTTCGAGGTTGATGTCACTGAGCTGGAACGGCAGCGGTGGGTAAGTCCCGGTCAGTTGGCTATAGTTGACGGATAATTGATCCACACTGAGCTCCTGAACCTGATGCCACCACTGGCTGAGTTGCGTCTGGAGCGGCGTCTGCGGAACCAGATCGCCCATCAGCCAAGCCTGAATCGTTTCCGGCATCACCCAGCGAACGCCATTCAGTTTCAACTGGTGCAGAATCACGGCATCCGGCGTCAGTGTGGCTTCGGTGCGCACATAGCCTTCCAGCAGCCGGGCGGAAAAACCATTGAGGTTGATTTGCCCCGGAGAGATCTGGAGTTCAGCCAGCGGGCTCTCCAGCAGCAGATCATGCCAGCGCAATGTGTCTGCGTTCAGGGTCAGGCGTGCATCAGTCTGCTGCCAGAGCTCGCCGGGCCAGTGCCAGTTTTCCAGTGACAGACTGGCCTGATTGGCACTGAAGGCGGCCTGTTCCACACTGCTGTCGAGCACATCCAGCCGACGCAGCTCAAGGCTCAGACCAGACGTCCGGACACGCTCTGTCAGGGTTTGAAAGGCCTGCTGCGGAAAGGTGTTGTCCAGCTGTAAGCGGGTGGCGGTCAGCTGATGCACGATCAGGCGACGGGCCTCAGAGAGATATTCGGCCTGGCCGTTGAACCCGGCATGACGCCAGTTGAAAGATGCGCCATAAATTGTCCACTCTTTTGTGCTGCGCTCTCCGTCAATCAGAAGTTTGCTCAGGATCTGATCCTGCCAGCGGGCCTCATCGGCAGACAGGCGGAAATCGCCGGAGAATGCCGTCCAGAGCGGCCCCTGGTTGTGCCATTGATCCAGTTCCAAACGGGCATTGTTCAGCTGAATTTCGGGGGTCATCAGATTGAGTTCGGTCAGCGCCAGGCGTTGTGTACTGATGTGCGGCGCGTGCTGCTCAAATTCAGGCAGGCTGTTCAGAGTCAGCCCCTGAATCAACAGGCTGTCAAAATGCCAGCCGTCACGGATGAGCGTCTGAGGAGCCAGCCAGAGGTCGATGACCTGAGCTTGCAGCGGTAACTCGCCATCGCGGTGCCAGATTGGCTGAATCAGGCGTAGGTGACGGGGATCGCTTTGAATTGAGTATTCAATGTCTGCGACCTCAAACCGGGCATCGCCGATGACGCGAAACACGGAATTGACCATACCTGCCCCGTGCCGGGTATGCAGCAGGATCAGCGCAATCGTCGCTGCCATCAGTAGCAGGATGAACAGGGAAGCTATGATTTTGAAGATGAATCGCATGCCGAACTCCATATCAGCCGCCAAACCATGTTTAGGCCGCTGCCGGGCGATCGGGCGGTGATGAAAATCCTGAGAAAACTGCATGGTCTGGTCGGTGTAAAAAGAGTGACGGAATCACGGATGCTTGGCAAGAAATGCGGCTGAAATTTGTAGCTGATTTAGCGTTTCATGAAAGAAGTCGTTCGGGTGTGCGCTTGGTTCAGAGACAAACAAGCCCTGCGGTGCAGGGCTTGTACAGACTGGACGATGTTTAATCGAGTTGCGGGCCGG
Proteins encoded in this region:
- a CDS encoding virulence factor BrkB family protein, coding for MIPGPGLRQTVTVLWHFVQYLYRRIDHDRLTVTAGSMAYVTLLSLVPLITVVLSALSSFPVFASLGEQLQTFVFENFVPTAGDVVQNYLNEFVANAGKMTAVGIGALFVVAILLISSIDKSLNYIFRVRQPRRLVISFSIYWMVLTLGPILVGSSLAISSYLASLNIMGSETVSGFVRQLLRGLPVLMSTLAFLGLYLLVPNTKVRLRNALIGALIASALFELSKKGFALYITNFPSYQVIYGALAVVPILFVWVYLCWCIVLLGAEITASLCEEKHWRQAAVPDDAAETGQNRHLASVDKSADKSDNPPPEEKHSKR
- the glnA gene encoding glutamate--ammonia ligase — encoded protein: MSVENVLALIQENEVKFVDLRFTDTKGKEQHISIPAHQIDADFFEDGKMFDGSSVAGWKGINESDMVMMPDASTAVLDPFTEDATLNIRCDILEPATMQGYDRDPRSIAKRAEEYMRSTGIADTVLVGPEPEFFLFDDVKFATDMSGSFFKIDDIEAAWNTGTSVEGGNKGHRPGVKGGYFPVAPVDSSQDIRSAMCLIMEEMGLVVEAHHHEVATAGQNEIATRFNTLTSKADEIQIYKYVVHNVAHAFGKTATFMPKPLVGDNGSGMHVHQSLAKDGQNLFAGDKYGGLSEMALYYIGGIIKHARAINAFANPSTNSYKRLVPGFEAPVMLAYSARNRSASIRIPVVPSPKARRIEARFPDPAANPYLAFACLLMAGLDGIKNKIHPGEAMDKDLYDLPAEEAAEIPKVAESLEIALKALDEDREFLTAGGVFSDDFIDSYIALKSKDVERLNMATHPLEFDLYYSV
- the dtd gene encoding D-aminoacyl-tRNA deacylase gives rise to the protein MIALIQRVSEASVTVDGAVTGAIGKGLLVLLGVEKGDDEAKAKRLRDKVLGYRVFEDDAGKMNLNVQQAGGSVLVVSQFTLAADTKSGMRPSFSAGASPAEAERLYNYFVGACQEQEIRTETGRFAADMKVALLNDGPVTFWLQC
- a CDS encoding AsmA family protein, producing the protein MRFIFKIIASLFILLLMAATIALILLHTRHGAGMVNSVFRVIGDARFEVADIEYSIQSDPRHLRLIQPIWHRDGELPLQAQVIDLWLAPQTLIRDGWHFDSLLIQGLTLNSLPEFEQHAPHISTQRLALTELNLMTPEIQLNNARLELDQWHNQGPLWTAFSGDFRLSADEARWQDQILSKLLIDGERSTKEWTIYGASFNWRHAGFNGQAEYLSEARRLIVHQLTATRLQLDNTFPQQAFQTLTERVRTSGLSLELRRLDVLDSSVEQAAFSANQASLSLENWHWPGELWQQTDARLTLNADTLRWHDLLLESPLAELQISPGQINLNGFSARLLEGYVRTEATLTPDAVILHQLKLNGVRWVMPETIQAWLMGDLVPQTPLQTQLSQWWHQVQELSVDQLSVNYSQLTGTYPPLPFQLSDINLEGTGLVLLREGQPGLWQGQFAAGAGFTNVRQITVRDPWLTMRSQAGHWQITQLSLPIGEGLLEGKGDIHLNESGWPWQFKLSGDSLPAQLLTQWLGLPLPLQGAIDLTAKASGLGEFHHGLAYSLQGELDASFRKLALTQPEATVLNRWQQLSALALPPSGAEEISTQMPVTLSPLQIRADRGRIRLAPMQFQSEQLQADLSGEWDLATPSDRAIQLNASDGCQQITRRWHDDQQETTASSCERNSI
- the typA gene encoding translational GTPase TypA; this translates as MSNPQIDKLRNIAIIAHVDHGKTTLVDKLLQQSGTLDSRGGVEERVMDSNDIEKERGITILAKNTAINWNDYRINIVDTPGHADFGGEVERIMSMVDSVLLIVDAVDGPMPQTRFVTQKAFAHGLKPIVVINKIDRPGARPDWVMDQVFDLFDNLGASDEQLDFQVVYASALNGWASREEGETGENMEPLFQAIVDNVAAPSVDVDGPLQMQISQLDYSSYVGVIGVARVTRGSVKPNQQVTIIGADGKTRNGKVGTVMGYLGLERHDIDRATAGDIIAITGLGELKISDTICDVNAVEALPALSVDEPTVTMTFQVNTSPFAGKEGKFVTSRNILERLQKELVHNVALRVEETEDPDKFRVSGRGELHLSILIENMRREGFELAVSRPEVIIKEENGQLMEPFETVTIDVMEEHQGGIMEKIGLRKGELKDMAPDGKGRVRMDFVMPSRGLIGFQTEFMTLTSGSGLIYHTYDHYGPHKGGEIGQRVNGVLIANAAGKALTNALFNLQERGRLFIGHGVEVYEGMVIGIHSRDNDLTVNALKGKQLTNVRASGTDDAQVLTTPIKYTLEQALEFIDDDELVEVTPESIRIRKKLLTETDRKRASRGAK
- a CDS encoding bifunctional GNAT family N-acetyltransferase/hotdog fold thioesterase is translated as MFRLITPQTDAELARYFDFRWQMLRQPWHMPVGSERDAYDALSFHRMIVGDEGQPVAIGRLYMTPENDGQIRYMAVHPNYRNKGMGGLLLMALESLARQEGAKRLVCNAREEAIRFYQINGFSNQGELNEERGPVRHQQMLKYLDPLTEVVRHPDWCQELQDVWHSQIPISDKMGVKISQYTGYRFEVCALLNANLNPRATMFAGSIFTMATLAGWGFLWMLLKERQLQADIMLVDSKIRYSAPVTARPRAVTGVETLTGDLDRIANGRKGRMVVEVQVFSGETLAATFTGTYMLFRSQEEAVVSC
- a CDS encoding DUF2959 domain-containing protein; this translates as MPYAFVLILSLTLLSGCQSAYYSAMESVGVHKRDIMVDRVEDATNAQKDAQEQFTSALEALQSLTQFDGGELETTYERVNAQYEASSDAADKVSDRIAAIEDVADALFEEWQEELSLYTSSNLRRDSEQKLRATRASYEKMISAMHRAEGKMKPVLNTLRDNSLYLKHNLNAAAIGSLQGEFRSLERDIQRAISDMRSAISESERFISQLNRNS